One segment of Pelecanus crispus isolate bPelCri1 chromosome 2, bPelCri1.pri, whole genome shotgun sequence DNA contains the following:
- the NPBWR1 gene encoding neuropeptides B/W receptor type 1 produces the protein MENSSLPETNSSCAGGPMDCAGRGDGGLNMSAPPLSPSFYVTVPVIYSIICAVGLTGNTAVIYVILKAPKMKTVTNIFILNLAIADELFTLVLPINIADYLLLQWPFGEFMCKLIISIDQYNTFSSIYFLTIMSIDRYLVVVATTKSRKMSYRTYRAAKIVSLCVWSFVTVIILPFTVFAKIHKEQGRSQCVFVFPHPESVWWKGSRIYTLILGFAIPVSTICILYTTMLCRLRRVHLRSNAKALDKAKKKVTLMVVVILAVCLFCWTPYHLSTVVALTTDIPQTPLIIGISYFITSLSYANSCFNPFLYAFLDDSFRKSFRKLIDCRNTS, from the coding sequence ATGGAAAACTCCTCCCTCCCTGAGACCAATTCGTCATGTGCAGGTGGGCCCATGGACTGTGCTGGAAGAGGGGATGGGGGGCTGAATATGTCCGCTCCCCCCCTGAGCCCCAGCTTCTACGTCACAGTGCCTGTCATCTACTCGATCATCTGTGCCGTGGGGCTGACAGGCAACACTGCTGTCATCTATGTAATCCTCAAAGCCCCAAAGATGAAAACAGTCACCAACATCTTCATCCTCAACCTGGCCATTGCTGATGAGCTCTTTACCTTGGTGCTACCCATCAACATTGCTGACTACCTGCTCCTGCAGTGGCCCTTTGGAGAGTTCATGTGCAAACTTATCATCTCCATAGACCAGTATAACACCTTCTCCAGCATCTACTTCCTCACCATCATGAGCATTGACCGCTACCTGGTTGTGGTGGCCACCACCAAGTCCAGGAAGATGTCTTACCGCACCTACCGAGCAGCCAAGATTGTGAGCCTGTGTGTCTGGTCCTTCGTCACAGTCATCATCCTGCCCTTCACTGTCTTTGCTAAGATACACAAGGAGCAGGGGCGCTCCCAGTGCGTCTTCGTGTTCCCCCACCCTGAGAGCGTGTGGTGGAAAGGCAGTCGGATCTACACCCTTATTTTAGGCTTTGCCATCCCAGTGTCCACCATCTGCATCCTCTACACCACCATGCTGTGCAGATTGAGACGTGTGCACCTCCGTAGCAATGCAAAAGCCCTGgacaaagccaaaaaaaaagttacgCTGATGGTTGTTGTCATCTTGGCTGTGTGCCTGTTCTGCTGGACGCCCTATCACCTTAGCACAGTGGTGGCCCTCACCACAGACATCCCACAAACTCCACTGATCATTGGGATTTCCTACTTCATCACTAGCTTGAGTTATGCCAACAGCTGCTTCAACCCTTTCCTGTACGCCTTTCTGGATGACAGTTTCCGGAAGAGCTTTCGCAAACTGATAGATTGCAGAAACACCTCATAG